A DNA window from Pseudodesulfovibrio thermohalotolerans contains the following coding sequences:
- a CDS encoding AAA family ATPase: MNVFYATSPQVIKNLRLSDFAIVFVSDTYQSKFSSSWDDFGYKTTCQVFVVDGAHVSSIGYAKMLLEDAKHTHIRMREIIGERKYIALSAMEIDYLTLAEDREFYLKLSKIVSHSNIDEYFFTARDAGYIKLYGESDLFESKGFEDSLLREMGARKALEYAKKVHGYAAFNDIEFDVRYNLDSYDGEHTISFDFTDGFYPANINLLIGANGTGKTQGLFTLMQDMLDVGESRRRRKESIDSSLKPFFTNIVCFSYSPFEDISTVAGRKDVRSSSIFQPFGFYRKGEFNKDSPLITAVESLFEIIRKDQEDGDFDIRPSRISSLLDIMGIGIPGFDDLGIVVPTKKGRERVIPAEGDYEKLLKYESRTKKECGVIYLKDGERLKLSSGQSMFSTLVVGALSHIKKETLLVFDEPELYLHPSLEIVLLQMLRTLLEKYDSYAVISTHSLVLAREVPTRCTSVLKRREGVPVIGRPPFETFGASMDRINSYVFDDAKGHKKYHDFLDQEYKKYGGFEKTMDARKSELNEESILYLMGKE, from the coding sequence ATGAACGTATTCTATGCCACTTCCCCTCAAGTTATAAAGAATCTCAGGCTGTCTGATTTTGCGATAGTCTTCGTCTCCGACACTTATCAGTCCAAGTTTTCGAGTAGTTGGGACGATTTTGGTTACAAAACGACCTGTCAGGTTTTTGTAGTCGATGGAGCCCATGTTTCAAGCATTGGGTATGCAAAAATGTTGTTAGAAGATGCAAAGCATACTCATATTCGAATGCGAGAAATTATTGGGGAAAGGAAGTATATAGCTCTTTCAGCGATGGAGATTGACTATCTAACGCTAGCTGAAGATCGTGAATTTTATTTGAAGCTTAGTAAGATTGTGTCACATTCAAATATCGATGAATATTTTTTTACTGCTCGAGATGCTGGGTACATTAAGCTCTATGGTGAAAGTGACTTGTTTGAGTCAAAAGGGTTTGAGGACTCCTTGTTGCGGGAAATGGGTGCGCGTAAGGCTTTAGAATACGCTAAGAAAGTTCATGGGTATGCTGCATTCAACGACATCGAATTTGATGTCCGGTATAACCTAGATTCGTATGATGGGGAGCACACCATCTCCTTTGATTTTACGGATGGATTTTATCCTGCAAATATTAATTTATTGATTGGAGCCAATGGAACAGGGAAAACTCAAGGTTTATTCACATTAATGCAAGATATGCTTGATGTTGGTGAGAGCAGGAGAAGGAGAAAAGAATCTATCGATAGTTCTTTGAAACCGTTTTTTACCAATATCGTTTGTTTTTCTTACTCTCCATTCGAAGATATTAGTACTGTAGCAGGAAGAAAGGATGTCAGAAGCTCTTCGATTTTCCAACCGTTTGGTTTTTATAGAAAAGGAGAGTTTAATAAGGACAGTCCCTTGATTACAGCAGTAGAGTCTCTTTTTGAAATCATTAGAAAAGATCAGGAAGATGGTGATTTTGATATTCGTCCAAGTAGGATCAGCTCATTACTCGATATTATGGGTATTGGGATACCTGGCTTCGATGACCTTGGAATTGTTGTTCCTACAAAGAAAGGTAGAGAACGGGTTATTCCAGCTGAGGGCGATTATGAAAAGCTATTGAAGTACGAAAGCAGAACCAAAAAGGAATGCGGTGTAATCTACCTTAAAGACGGTGAGCGTTTAAAGTTAAGTTCTGGGCAGTCTATGTTTTCAACCTTAGTAGTTGGAGCCTTGAGCCATATTAAGAAAGAAACACTGTTAGTGTTTGATGAGCCAGAGCTGTATCTCCATCCCAGTTTAGAAATTGTCTTGCTCCAGATGTTGCGAACTCTACTTGAAAAGTACGATTCGTACGCGGTGATATCAACACACTCGTTAGTCTTGGCACGTGAAGTCCCGACAAGGTGTACATCTGTTTTGAAGAGGCGGGAAGGAGTGCCTGTGATCGGAAGACCTCCTTTTGAGACATTTGGTGCAAGTATGGATCGAATAAACTCGTATGTGTTTGATGATGCGAAAGGCCATAAGAAGTACCATGACTTTTTAGATCAAGAATATAAAAAATATGGTGGTTTTGAAAAAACCATGGATGCTAGGAAGTCCGAGTTGAACGAAGAAAGCATCCTATACTTGATGGGGAAAGAATAG
- a CDS encoding DNA adenine methylase has translation MATTYTPLRYPGGKSSIAPFLEQVIDLNGIRGGVYVEPYAGGAGAALRLLFENVVDRIVINDLDPCVAAFWNAVLNDTDRFLCQIESVPLDIDEWYNQKRVLDSWRKHEPFDVGFATFYLNRCNYSGILKAGPIGGKKQSGKYKLHVRFNHGVLMDKVLRIAMCREKIEVHNLDALELLRDVVPAIDSPTLVYLDPPYYDKGSQLYLNAYEHDDHANLANLLPQVGDSAHWVMTYDDAREIRELYEVNWVGTYSLNYFAHHAKQGNELVIAPPNVILPEQVDVAYGVN, from the coding sequence TTGGCAACAACCTATACACCTTTGAGATATCCTGGTGGAAAGTCGTCCATTGCGCCTTTTCTTGAACAGGTTATTGACCTGAACGGGATTCGAGGTGGTGTTTATGTTGAGCCATACGCTGGCGGGGCCGGTGCTGCTCTTAGGCTGCTTTTCGAGAATGTGGTAGATAGAATAGTCATCAACGATCTCGATCCGTGCGTTGCAGCATTTTGGAACGCTGTGCTTAATGACACAGATAGATTTCTTTGCCAAATTGAATCGGTCCCACTGGATATTGACGAGTGGTACAATCAGAAAAGAGTTTTAGATAGCTGGCGAAAACATGAGCCGTTTGACGTTGGCTTTGCTACCTTTTATCTGAATCGTTGCAATTACTCAGGTATCCTGAAAGCTGGTCCTATTGGTGGCAAAAAGCAATCAGGGAAATATAAGCTTCATGTGCGCTTCAATCATGGGGTGCTGATGGACAAGGTCCTTAGAATTGCAATGTGCCGTGAGAAGATTGAAGTACACAATCTGGATGCTTTAGAACTGTTGAGAGACGTTGTCCCCGCGATTGATAGTCCGACTTTGGTGTATCTTGACCCACCATATTACGACAAGGGAAGTCAGTTGTACCTCAACGCATATGAGCATGATGATCATGCGAATCTGGCGAACCTCCTTCCACAAGTCGGCGACTCTGCCCATTGGGTGATGACATACGACGATGCGAGAGAAATCCGTGAGCTTTACGAGGTGAATTGGGTAGGCACCTATTCACTAAACTATTTTGCGCACCACGCAAAACAGGGGAACGAATTGGTGATCGCTCCCCCGAATGTTATTTTACCAGAACAAGTTGATGTTGCTTACGGCGTTAACTGA
- a CDS encoding IS3 family transposase (programmed frameshift), which translates to MGIRKHTPEQIIAKLREAEVLLARGETVPKVSRKLGVTEQTYYRWRKEYGGMRVSQAQKLKELEKENSRLKRLVADLNLDKMILEEAAKGKLLSPSRRRRCVYRVREKMQVSERKACRVLGQVRSTQRYASNPRADEAALTAAVIELATQYGRYGYRRILELLHRDGWKVSHTRLERIWRREGLQVPKKQPKRKRLWLADGSCIRLRPCWPGHVWSYDFVMDRTHDGKAFRMLTVIDEYTRECLAIDVARSLKSEDVLYRLSRLFVERGAPDHIRSDNGPEFTAKAVRKWLGRVGVKTLFIEPGSPWENGYNESFNGKLRDELLNGEIFTTLREARYLIDEWRWEYNTFRPHSALGYKPPAPKATLPPGGEWSQPSKRQGGSTNIAGGTNG; encoded by the exons ATGGGCATCAGAAAGCACACACCGGAACAGATTATCGCCAAGCTGCGTGAAGCAGAAGTCCTTTTGGCCCGGGGAGAAACGGTCCCCAAGGTCAGCCGCAAGCTCGGCGTAACTGAGCAAACCTATTATCGATGGCGCAAAGAATATGGCGGAATGCGTGTCAGTCAGGCCCAAAAGCTTAAGGAACTGGAGAAAGAGAACTCTCGTCTGAAGCGGTTGGTCGCTGACCTCAATCTGGACAAAATGATTCTGGAAGAAGCGGCAA AAGGGAAACTTCTGAGCCCTTCGCGCCGCCGTCGTTGTGTATACCGGGTTCGAGAAAAGATGCAGGTATCAGAACGGAAAGCTTGCCGAGTACTTGGACAAGTCCGTTCTACGCAACGATATGCGTCCAATCCTCGTGCAGATGAAGCTGCACTAACCGCCGCAGTGATTGAATTGGCCACCCAATACGGACGATATGGATACCGTCGGATATTGGAACTGCTGCACAGAGATGGTTGGAAGGTCAGCCACACGAGGCTGGAACGCATTTGGCGACGTGAGGGGCTACAAGTCCCGAAAAAACAACCGAAACGTAAACGACTATGGCTGGCAGATGGCTCCTGCATTCGCCTTCGTCCATGCTGGCCAGGTCATGTTTGGTCGTATGATTTCGTCATGGACAGAACCCATGACGGCAAAGCCTTTCGGATGCTCACTGTGATCGATGAATATACTCGTGAGTGTCTGGCAATCGACGTAGCGAGAAGCCTCAAATCGGAAGATGTGCTTTACCGCTTGAGCAGGCTGTTTGTTGAACGGGGAGCACCGGATCACATCAGATCGGATAACGGACCGGAGTTCACGGCAAAAGCCGTCAGAAAATGGCTGGGACGAGTCGGAGTGAAGACTTTGTTTATTGAACCGGGAAGCCCTTGGGAGAACGGATACAACGAGAGTTTCAACGGTAAATTACGTGATGAACTCCTCAATGGAGAAATCTTCACAACGCTCAGGGAAGCTCGCTACTTGATCGACGAGTGGCGTTGGGAGTACAACACATTCAGGCCTCACAGCGCTCTGGGATACAAGCCACCCGCGCCCAAGGCCACTCTCCCCCCGGGGGGAGAGTGGAGCCAGCCCTCCAAACGCCAAGGGGGGAGCACTAACATCGCGGGTGGTACAAACGGATAG
- a CDS encoding IS3 family transposase (programmed frameshift) has translation MRKSRFTEHQIVRILKSVESGRTVKDVSREHGVSNATYYKWKSKYGGMEASDIERMKDLEAENRKLKQMFADLSLENMALKDVIGKKTLRPVQRKQLVTHMICEFEMSVRKACTALGVSRSYYAYKPHPRDDSTVIAALTELAEKKPTWGFSKLFAVLRKQGTPWNHKRVWRVYCLLKMNLKRKAKKRRPQRTRKAVAQPLLANHCWSIDFMRDTLYSGRAFRTFNAVDDFNREVLAVEVDTNLPAGRVLRVLDRVAEERGRYPEKLRMDNGPEFASSAMAAWADQHGVGLEFIQPGKPTQNSYIERFNRTYREEVLDLYIFDSLSEVRECTERFIREYNEDRPHESLGDMTPVEFAAQRAGGTPCPLGSHQKTAGSLYY, from the exons ATGCGCAAATCAAGATTCACTGAGCACCAGATCGTGCGGATTTTGAAATCCGTGGAAAGTGGACGGACGGTCAAGGACGTCAGCCGAGAGCACGGCGTGAGCAACGCTACGTACTACAAATGGAAGTCCAAGTACGGCGGCATGGAGGCGTCCGACATAGAGCGGATGAAAGACCTTGAGGCAGAAAACCGTAAGCTCAAGCAGATGTTTGCGGATCTGAGCCTGGAAAACATGGCTCTCAAGGATGTCATCG GAAAAAAAACTCTGAGGCCGGTTCAGCGAAAACAGCTCGTCACGCACATGATCTGTGAGTTCGAGATGAGTGTCCGCAAGGCTTGTACAGCTCTTGGCGTCAGCCGGAGCTACTACGCGTACAAGCCTCATCCGCGCGACGATAGTACCGTCATCGCCGCTTTGACTGAACTGGCCGAGAAAAAGCCCACATGGGGCTTCAGTAAGCTTTTTGCTGTGCTTCGCAAGCAGGGGACCCCTTGGAATCACAAACGCGTCTGGCGGGTTTATTGCTTGTTGAAAATGAATTTGAAACGCAAGGCAAAGAAACGTCGCCCCCAAAGGACAAGGAAAGCCGTGGCCCAGCCGCTGCTGGCGAACCATTGTTGGTCGATTGATTTCATGCGTGACACTCTCTACAGCGGGCGGGCTTTCAGAACATTTAATGCTGTTGACGATTTCAATCGAGAGGTGCTTGCCGTGGAAGTAGACACCAACCTGCCAGCCGGAAGAGTGCTCAGGGTACTTGACCGGGTAGCCGAAGAAAGAGGTCGTTACCCGGAAAAGCTGAGGATGGACAACGGACCTGAATTTGCCAGTTCGGCCATGGCAGCCTGGGCTGATCAGCACGGTGTTGGGCTGGAGTTCATACAGCCAGGCAAGCCGACGCAAAACTCATATATTGAGCGTTTCAACCGGACCTATCGGGAAGAGGTCTTGGACTTGTATATCTTCGATAGCTTGAGCGAAGTGCGTGAATGCACGGAGAGATTTATCAGGGAGTACAACGAAGATCGGCCTCATGAATCGCTAGGCGACATGACGCCAGTGGAATTTGCAGCCCAGAGGGCAGGGGGTACCCCCTGCCCTCTGGGCTCTCACCAAAAAACGGCGGGAAGCCTCTACTACTAG
- a CDS encoding IS4 family transposase, with product MDLLYGDFTKGSIVVFDRGYVCYRWFAALMEAGVFFVTRQKKNMSYKVLKRRSVNKKLGITSDQIIQVMSGGKPLKLRRVGYRDAKTGEHFVYLTSHFSLAARSVAEIYKERWQIEIFFRLIKQNLKIKKFIGTSENAVLSQIYVAMIMYLLVAFLKFTSRVGWSIQEMLQLLQLNVFKRTGLAEFFTPPGEMSKIKDNYPLLGLAG from the coding sequence ATGGACCTACTATACGGGGACTTTACAAAGGGCTCCATCGTCGTGTTCGACCGAGGCTATGTCTGCTACCGCTGGTTCGCCGCACTCATGGAGGCGGGCGTGTTCTTCGTAACCAGGCAAAAGAAAAACATGTCCTACAAGGTCCTCAAACGCCGGTCCGTCAACAAAAAACTCGGCATCACTTCCGATCAGATCATCCAGGTTATGAGTGGCGGGAAGCCGCTCAAGCTGCGCCGTGTGGGCTATCGCGATGCCAAAACCGGTGAGCACTTCGTATATCTGACCAGCCATTTCTCGCTTGCAGCAAGGTCGGTTGCGGAAATCTACAAAGAGCGCTGGCAGATAGAAATTTTCTTCCGGCTGATCAAACAGAATTTGAAGATCAAAAAATTCATTGGGACATCGGAAAACGCCGTGCTCTCGCAAATCTACGTGGCTATGATCATGTATCTTCTGGTGGCGTTCCTGAAATTCACATCCAGGGTCGGCTGGTCCATTCAGGAGATGCTGCAATTGCTGCAACTGAACGTATTCAAGCGTACAGGGCTGGCGGAGTTCTTCACTCCACCAGGAGAAATGTCAAAAATCAAAGATAATTATCCATTATTAGGGTTGGCGGGTTAA
- a CDS encoding 2-keto-3-deoxygluconate permease — MKILKTVKRIPGGLVAVPLVLGAIMHTFFPGVLGIGSFTTAVFSSKGAACLVGLSFLFIGSQLKVREAPEVIRRGGVILLVKFSAGAGFGLLVGKMFGMDGILGLSVLALISSITNGNGGLYMALMCEFGDSKDVAANSLLQLNDGPFLTLLALGTSGMANIPLVALIAAIGPLIIGVILGNLDEDLADFFKPGVEMIIPLFSFALGAGINLSNVATAGLSGILLGFLVIAISGIPLVLADRYINKRPGYAGMAAASAAGNSVATPAAIGLVDPHWQPYVNSATAQVAAAVVITAIFIPLLTSWVAKRYGSAKDLNENPASCPAEVERV; from the coding sequence ATGAAGATATTGAAAACTGTCAAAAGGATTCCCGGAGGGCTCGTTGCGGTCCCTCTCGTGCTTGGTGCCATTATGCACACCTTTTTTCCCGGGGTGCTGGGAATCGGGTCCTTCACCACGGCTGTCTTTTCCAGCAAAGGCGCAGCCTGCCTGGTCGGCCTTTCCTTCTTGTTCATCGGTAGCCAGCTCAAAGTGCGCGAAGCCCCGGAGGTTATTCGTCGGGGAGGTGTCATCCTTTTGGTCAAGTTCTCCGCCGGTGCTGGGTTCGGTCTTCTTGTGGGCAAAATGTTCGGCATGGATGGGATTCTCGGCCTTTCCGTCTTGGCTTTGATCAGCTCCATCACCAACGGCAATGGTGGACTCTACATGGCATTGATGTGCGAGTTCGGGGATTCCAAAGACGTTGCAGCCAACAGTTTGTTGCAGCTCAACGACGGCCCGTTCCTGACGCTTCTGGCGCTCGGAACATCAGGCATGGCCAACATCCCCTTGGTCGCTCTGATCGCCGCCATTGGCCCCCTCATTATTGGAGTCATCCTCGGCAACCTGGACGAAGATCTGGCCGACTTTTTCAAGCCGGGCGTCGAGATGATCATTCCCTTGTTCTCTTTCGCCCTGGGGGCGGGCATCAACTTGAGCAATGTGGCCACTGCCGGTTTGAGCGGTATTCTGCTCGGATTTCTGGTTATCGCCATCAGCGGCATCCCGCTTGTTCTGGCCGACCGTTACATCAACAAACGGCCCGGCTATGCCGGAATGGCTGCGGCCAGCGCTGCCGGAAACTCCGTAGCCACCCCTGCCGCCATCGGCCTGGTGGACCCGCACTGGCAGCCTTATGTGAACAGCGCCACGGCCCAGGTCGCCGCTGCGGTCGTCATTACGGCCATCTTTATTCCGCTGCTGACCAGCTGGGTGGCCAAAAGATATGGCTCAGCCAAGGATTTGAATGAAAATCCAGCCAGTTGTCCCGCTGAAGTGGAACGTGTTTAA
- a CDS encoding UxaA family hydrolase: MKINSLYINPSDNVAMVTIELAAGQKACFRDGDGEASVTLKGDVPIYHKFCIKDIAKGEHVIKYGESLGIALSDISVGDYVHTHNLQSERENID; encoded by the coding sequence ATGAAAATCAACTCTCTTTACATCAACCCATCGGACAATGTCGCCATGGTGACCATTGAATTGGCCGCCGGCCAAAAAGCCTGTTTCCGTGACGGCGACGGCGAAGCTTCCGTCACCCTTAAAGGGGACGTGCCCATCTACCACAAGTTCTGCATCAAGGACATAGCCAAGGGCGAGCATGTCATCAAGTACGGCGAAAGCCTCGGAATCGCCCTCTCCGACATTTCGGTCGGCGACTATGTGCATACTCACAACCTGCAAAGCGAACGCGAAAACATCGATTAG
- a CDS encoding UxaA family hydrolase: protein MHFNGYKRPDGKVGIRNKILILPTCSCSSETAAQIARNIEGAISFVNQNGCAQTDEDLQITRDVLIGFAANPNVFGTVVVGNGCESIIPSVLVKQIQAVTNKPIDHVTIQEDGGTIGAMEKGTHMARQMAEEASRLKAEPFDMSHLTLATECGGSDSTSGLTANPVVGVCSDLMVENGGTVILSETTEFIGAEHILARRARDEKVKDRIYEIIERYENHLRNVGGNLRDGNPTPGNKAGGLSTIEEKSLGCIHKGGHTIINEVVDYGAIPSEKGLVIMDTPGYDVASLTGMAAGGAQLAVFTTGRGTPVGNPIMPVIKLTGNKGTYDRMTCNIDMDVSTIFSGEKSTEDWGKELFEEVLRVADGKKVKAELLGINDIGISRLCNYV from the coding sequence ATGCATTTTAACGGATACAAACGCCCCGACGGCAAGGTTGGAATTCGCAACAAGATATTGATTCTGCCGACCTGTAGCTGCTCTTCCGAGACGGCCGCGCAGATCGCCCGCAACATTGAAGGAGCCATCTCCTTCGTGAACCAGAATGGTTGTGCCCAGACAGACGAGGACTTGCAGATTACCAGAGATGTGCTCATCGGTTTCGCCGCCAATCCGAACGTGTTCGGGACGGTTGTCGTGGGCAACGGCTGTGAGAGCATCATCCCGTCCGTTCTCGTGAAGCAGATCCAGGCCGTCACCAACAAGCCCATTGATCACGTCACCATTCAGGAAGACGGTGGTACCATCGGCGCGATGGAAAAAGGTACCCACATGGCACGCCAGATGGCGGAAGAGGCTTCCCGTCTCAAAGCCGAGCCGTTCGACATGTCCCACCTGACCCTGGCCACCGAATGCGGCGGTTCCGACAGCACTTCCGGCCTGACCGCCAACCCCGTGGTCGGCGTGTGCAGCGACCTGATGGTCGAAAACGGCGGCACCGTCATCCTCAGCGAGACCACCGAGTTTATCGGAGCCGAGCACATACTGGCCCGCCGCGCCAGGGATGAAAAGGTCAAAGACCGGATTTACGAGATCATCGAGAGGTACGAAAACCATCTGCGCAACGTGGGCGGCAACCTGCGTGACGGCAACCCTACTCCGGGCAACAAGGCTGGCGGACTCTCCACTATCGAAGAAAAATCCTTGGGGTGCATCCACAAGGGCGGCCACACCATCATCAACGAGGTTGTGGACTACGGTGCCATTCCTTCGGAAAAAGGTTTGGTGATCATGGACACTCCCGGCTACGATGTGGCCAGTCTCACCGGCATGGCTGCGGGTGGCGCCCAGCTCGCTGTCTTCACCACCGGCCGGGGCACTCCTGTGGGCAACCCGATCATGCCGGTCATCAAACTTACCGGCAACAAGGGGACATACGACCGTATGACCTGCAACATCGACATGGACGTCAGCACCATCTTCAGCGGCGAGAAATCCACTGAGGATTGGGGCAAGGAGCTTTTTGAAGAGGTCCTGCGCGTTGCGGACGGCAAGAAGGTCAAAGCCGAGCTGCTCGGCATCAATGACATCGGCATCAGCCGTCTCTGCAATTACGTCTAA
- a CDS encoding fumarylacetoacetate hydrolase family protein: MRFVTYSHATGSGLGLQLKDGDILPLDSVLPAGVLTMQDLVAHYGTGFDQLASLAARAEEEMGEILPAKAVTLLSPFEETRHDIICVGLNYREHVDETNRAFKTDYEQPTAPVYFSKRVFNPIGHEGVVERHEGLTEKLDYEAELGVIIGKEGRDIPSEDALDHVFGYTIINDISARDLQQLHTQWYRGKSLDAFVAMGPCVVTADELPNPHDRGISCTVNGEMRQLSRTSLLIFSINELIANFSRGTTLQVGDIIASGTPSGVGMGLTPPRFLQSGDTVVCAVQGIGELAVQVE; this comes from the coding sequence ATGCGATTCGTAACTTACAGTCATGCAACCGGATCCGGACTCGGTCTGCAACTTAAGGACGGGGACATTCTGCCTCTTGATTCGGTGCTCCCGGCAGGGGTGCTGACCATGCAGGACCTGGTCGCGCATTACGGCACCGGTTTCGATCAACTGGCATCCCTGGCGGCCCGCGCAGAAGAGGAAATGGGGGAGATTTTGCCCGCAAAGGCTGTCACCCTGCTGTCTCCCTTCGAGGAGACTCGCCACGACATCATCTGCGTCGGACTTAACTACAGGGAACATGTGGACGAGACGAACCGGGCCTTCAAGACCGATTACGAGCAGCCAACGGCACCGGTCTACTTTTCAAAACGGGTTTTCAATCCCATAGGCCATGAAGGGGTTGTTGAACGCCACGAGGGCCTGACCGAAAAGTTGGACTACGAGGCGGAGTTGGGTGTGATCATCGGCAAGGAAGGGCGTGACATCCCGAGCGAGGACGCATTGGATCACGTCTTCGGGTATACAATCATAAATGATATTTCCGCTCGTGACCTGCAACAGCTTCATACGCAATGGTACCGGGGAAAGAGCCTGGATGCCTTTGTCGCCATGGGCCCCTGTGTAGTAACGGCCGACGAGCTTCCCAATCCCCACGATCGGGGCATATCCTGCACGGTCAACGGCGAGATGCGCCAGCTGTCCCGGACGAGCTTGCTCATTTTCAGCATCAATGAACTCATTGCAAACTTCAGCCGCGGCACCACTCTCCAAGTCGGCGACATCATCGCTTCAGGTACTCCTTCGGGGGTGGGCATGGGGTTGACGCCCCCCCGGTTCCTGCAATCCGGGGACACCGTTGTATGTGCGGTCCAGGGCATCGGAGAACTGGCTGTGCAGGTGGAGTAG
- a CDS encoding dihydrodipicolinate synthase family protein, protein MSFELKGIYPAMPTPFTKTGDVDEAKLRKLTDFCIDGGLDGLFVLSSTGEAVFMSYETKCRCMDIVVEQAAGRVPVVPGVAAGDARECVRLAEHAAELGCPAVVVTPPFFFNPSPASVDTWAKSIIEKSPLPVIIYNIPACATPLTYGNVESLTALPKVIGMKDSSGSMVDFLNYKARKDMSDHPVALFTGREETLFPSLCVGADGCMTATSAVLPEVMVAIYKAYNAGDLKKGLELQMAVNRAISLMASLPFPEGYRTGMEVRGLPMGPCMIPLSPAEQKQRDDSKAKLEKIIPELLASIQ, encoded by the coding sequence ATGTCTTTTGAACTTAAAGGTATCTATCCCGCAATGCCCACGCCGTTTACGAAAACCGGTGATGTGGACGAAGCGAAACTGCGAAAACTCACCGATTTCTGCATCGACGGCGGGCTGGATGGTCTTTTTGTGCTTTCCAGCACGGGCGAGGCTGTCTTCATGTCTTACGAGACCAAATGCCGCTGCATGGATATCGTGGTCGAACAGGCGGCAGGGCGGGTCCCTGTGGTGCCCGGAGTCGCCGCGGGCGATGCGCGGGAGTGCGTCAGGCTCGCCGAACACGCAGCCGAACTGGGGTGTCCGGCCGTGGTTGTTACCCCACCTTTCTTTTTCAACCCGTCGCCCGCTTCCGTTGATACGTGGGCGAAATCCATCATTGAAAAAAGCCCGCTTCCCGTGATTATCTATAACATCCCGGCCTGTGCCACCCCGCTGACATATGGCAATGTGGAGTCCCTGACAGCTCTGCCCAAAGTCATAGGCATGAAGGACTCCAGCGGTAGCATGGTTGACTTTCTCAACTACAAGGCCCGAAAAGATATGAGCGATCATCCCGTGGCTTTGTTCACCGGGCGCGAGGAAACCCTTTTTCCCAGCTTGTGCGTGGGGGCGGACGGCTGCATGACCGCGACGTCAGCCGTGCTGCCGGAGGTGATGGTTGCTATCTACAAAGCATACAATGCCGGTGACTTGAAGAAGGGGCTTGAATTACAGATGGCCGTGAACCGCGCGATCTCGCTGATGGCCAGCCTGCCTTTTCCCGAAGGGTACCGGACGGGCATGGAGGTGCGCGGACTGCCCATGGGGCCGTGCATGATCCCGCTTTCCCCCGCTGAACAGAAGCAACGAGACGATTCCAAGGCCAAACTGGAAAAGATCATTCCGGAACTCCTCGCCTCAATCCAATAA
- a CDS encoding IclR family transcriptional regulator, with the protein MSTVLAKAVSILNYIAQTNSPCGVMDISRYLGMPKASTSRLLSALAAHNLVIKGRTGLYQMGPGSMLWATAYKSQKGLSELCLPYLYEIERESGESVHLFAHEDKRLYYLERIQSQRPVSTQFKLGQQPLFHCTGGGKAILMALPEDELEEYLAHPLERKTPRSVVNREELKNQLREFRSRGYSEENGEHEEGIHCVGVPVLDSRGYPVGAISIVAASYRFDEEQAAKSGELLVRVGHEISTKLGRQSSGK; encoded by the coding sequence ATGTCTACGGTGCTTGCAAAAGCAGTCTCGATTCTAAATTATATTGCTCAGACCAATTCGCCGTGCGGAGTCATGGATATCTCACGGTATCTGGGTATGCCCAAGGCTTCCACTTCCCGCCTGCTCAGTGCGCTCGCGGCCCACAATCTGGTTATTAAAGGAAGAACGGGGCTCTACCAAATGGGCCCCGGTTCCATGCTGTGGGCCACCGCCTATAAGTCGCAGAAAGGGCTGAGCGAACTGTGTTTGCCTTATCTATATGAAATAGAAAGAGAAAGTGGGGAATCCGTCCACCTCTTCGCCCATGAGGACAAGCGGCTTTATTACTTGGAACGCATCCAGTCGCAGCGCCCGGTGTCCACCCAGTTCAAGCTGGGCCAGCAACCACTGTTCCATTGTACCGGCGGAGGCAAGGCCATACTCATGGCCCTGCCTGAAGACGAGTTGGAGGAATACCTGGCCCATCCGCTCGAACGAAAAACCCCCCGTAGCGTGGTGAATCGCGAGGAACTGAAGAACCAGTTGCGTGAATTCCGGTCACGAGGGTACAGCGAGGAAAATGGGGAACACGAAGAGGGAATCCACTGTGTGGGCGTCCCTGTTCTGGACAGCCGGGGCTACCCCGTGGGTGCCATCAGCATTGTGGCTGCCAGCTATCGGTTCGATGAGGAACAGGCCGCCAAATCCGGAGAACTGTTGGTCCGTGTGGGACATGAAATTTCCACGAAGCTCGGCAGGCAATCTTCCGGGAAATAA